The window TGGCGAGGCGGTGGAGTTCGGGCAGGTCAGAGTCGGCGCAGCGGGTGTAGAAGCGGTGCAGCAGCCGGGCGGTGGTCTCCCGGTTCGGGTGGGTGCGGGCGAGCGCGAGTAGGTCGAGCAGGTCTTCTTTGGCGTTCCAGGCGGTGAGGATCGGTGCGCCGATCTTCGCCGGCAGGTTGCTGAGGGTGTCGGCCAGCCGGTCGACGTGCTCGGCGTGCATGCGGGCTGCTGATCTGGTCAGCCGGTTGCGTTGCTGCCATTCCGGGTCGGTGGCCCGGCCGCGCCGGCCGCGGTGTGTGACTGTCATGCGGCGGCGGACCTCGGTGACGGCCCGGTTGGCCAGCTGGACGACGTGGAAGTGGTCCACGACCAGCGTCGCGTGCGGCAGCGCCTCGCGGACGGCGGCCTTGAACACGGTGCACATGTCGATCGCGACGGCCTGGACGTGTTGGCGCCAGGCGGTGGGGCGTTGGGTGAGCCAGTCGGTTACCGCCTTGCTGGTCCGGCCTTCGACCTGGGCGAGTAGGCCCTGCCCGCCGACGAGGTCGCAGAAGCCGACGTGCCAGCGGTCGACGGTGGTGGTCCACGACGCGGTGACCTCGTCGAAGCTCCAGCGAGGCTTGCCTCGGCGGACCTCGTCGATGCCCAGCACGCTCACTGGTTCGGGCTCGGCAGGCAGCACCGCTGCGGTGTGCGCGGTGAACGCGGCCGCGACGACTGGCCAGGAGATGCCCAGATCACGGGCGGCCTGCACGATCGTTCGGTTGCCGTCGGCGACCGCCGCGCCGGCCGCCTGCCGCAACCGGACGGTGGTCCGTGCCCGTGCCGGGATCTGTGGCACGTGTTCGGTGAACGACGTGCGCGGGCATCCGGGCTGATCGCAGTACCAGCGGCGTTTACGCCACCGCAACCGGGTGGTGCGGCCGGCCACCGGCAGATCCCGGGGTCGGGTGAACACCCAGCCCTTGACCCGGGCGGCCCGGACACCGCACTGAGGGCAGCATTGCGCCTGCTCACTACCGGTGGACAGGTGAACGACGGGGGAACCGTCCGGGTGCAGCTCGACCCGCTCCACCACCAGGCCGTCCAGGCCCAGCAGCCGGGTCGTATCGTTGACCATGCTCGCAGCTCTTTACTTGTGGCCATCCGAACTCGACACTCAGATGATCATCGAAGGGCTGCGAGCCCTCATCTCCGGGCCGGATCGCTCAGCACACCCCGCTCAACTTCGAAGAGCCCCTTTCACCGAGCGATGCTCACTGTGCCAGTTGATTCTGACCGCCGCGTTCAGCCTGCGGTCGTCGAGCTTGGGGCGCTGTCGGTCGCTGAAGCTGCGCGGGATTTCGGAGTCCTTGCTGACGACTGGCGTTTGTCGCGGATGTAGATGACGCCGGGCTTGCCGCCTCCGGGGTTGCGTCGCTCCGTGTCGAACAAGGTGGTCGCGGTGACAAGGTCGCTGAGTTTGCCGTAGCCGTAGCTGCGCGGGTCGAAGTCGGGGCGCTGCTTGAGGATGATGTTGCCGACGCTGGACAAGGATGCCCAGCCGTCGTCGTCGGAGGCGGCCTCGACGGCGTTGCGCAGAAGAGCGACGAGGGCGGTGTCGTTCTTGGGTGGGGCGATGGTCGGAGCGGCTCTCGACGGCGTGATGTCCTCTGGCGAGGGGTCGCCGGTGTAGTTCAGGTTCTCGGTGTAGACGAACTTGTCGCAGGCGGCGACGAACGGTTTCGGGGTCTTGCGTTCGCCGAAGCCGTAAACGGTGAGTCCGGACTCGCGTAGCCGTGACGCCAGGCGGGTGAAATCGCTGTCGCTGGACACGATGCAGAACCCGTCGAAGCGCCCGGAGTACAGCAGGTCCATCGCGTCGATGATCAACGCCGAGTCGGTGGCGTTCTTGCCGGTGGTGTAGGCGAACTGCTGGATCGGCTGGATCGACTGGGACAGCAGCAGCTCCTTCCAGCCTCGAAGGCCGGTGCCGGTCCAGTCGCCGTAGGCGCGTTTGACGTGGGCTGTGCCGTACTTGGCGACCTCGGCCAACAGCGCCTCGATCGCCGACGGTTGCGCGTTGTCCGCGTCGATCAAAACGGCGAGTTTAGCGGCGGTGTCCATCGTGTGTTCCGTTCTGGAGTCTCTCTGAGGCCGGCTACCACCCGGGCCCAGCGCTTCCACCCTGGTGGATGGCTTCCTGGTGATCTGCCACGTCTGTCCGGACGGACCAGCGCGACCCCTCCCGGCGGCTCTCACACTGATCTTTCCACGCGGTCCCAGGAAATCTGCAGTGGGCAACGCGCGTGGGCAGACTCGATGCCTGCATGACTTCACCGGTGGACCGGGGACCTGTGGTCATGTTCCGTCAGTTCCCGTGCCCTGTCGGTCCGAGGTGCAGTTGTGGTACGTCGTACAGGTTGGGGTTCGGTAGCCGGTGCATGGTCGGTGCGGTGACTTCGATGATGAGCATTTCGGTGAGGAACTGGACGGTGGCGTTAAGGAGGTGGCTGGTGTGGGCGGTGGCGCTGTGTTCCTTGAGTCCGACGGTGAGGTGGATGTGGGGTGTGATGGTCCCGGTGGTGTCGTCCCAGGCGATGGTGCCGCCGCCGAGGGCTTCGATGTTGGTGAGGTCGACGTGTGACCAGACGGGTGCGTCGGGGTTGTCGAGGCGTTGGCAGGTGCCGACGAGTTTCGCCTGGCTGAGGCCGGCGATGAACATCGGGATGTAGCCCTGTCGGATGTTGTGGGTGCGGCAGGCGTCGGTGAGGGCGGTGAAGAAGTCGTCGCCGTGGTCGAAGACGACGCCGATCATGCGGCCGGGGGTCAGGTCGTGGCTACGCATCCGTACGGCTCGTTCCCGGCCGGTCGTCGTTGCTGGTGGTGGTCCAGGGCCAGGTGGTGGGTTCGGTGAGTCCACCGGCTGTGGTGACCGCGGCCGCGATGTCGTGTGGTTTCGTGTCGGCGGTGAGGAGTGCGCGGAGCAGGACGCGGGCCTTGTAGGGGTGGAGCCAGCCTGCGGGGATGAGACCGCGGGCGATGAGGTCCTGCTCGGAGCCAGGGAAGCCGTAGGTGTGGGTGAGGGTGGGTCCGGCGGGGGTGCGGGAGGCGAGGACGACGGGGATTCGTCCGGCGAGGGTGGTGAGGGTGTCGACGAGGGGTTCGGGGACGTGGCCGACGCCGAATCCGGCGATGACGAGGCCGTCGCAGTGCCGGCCGATGGCGTCGATGATCGTGGGGTCGTCGTCGAGGGTGACGGTGTGTAGGGCGACGGTGGCGGTGTCTGTCCGGTGCGGGGCGGGGATGGTCAGCCGGTGGGGCACCCGGTTGAGCATCCGTACGGTGCCTTCGAGGACGTAGCCGAGGGGGCCGGTGTCCAGGGATCGGAAGGTGGCGCCGCTGGTGGAGTGGGTCTTGGTCACCCATCGTGCGGCGTGGATCTCGTCGGCGAAGGCGACGAGGCAGCCCTGGTCCCGCGCCTGTGGGGAGGCGGCGGTGTGGATGGCGGCGAGGATGTTCGCGGGGCCGTCGGCGCCAGCGAGGGTGGGGTTACGCATCGCGCCGGTGACCACTATCGGTTCGGGGCGGTGGTGGAGCAGGTCGAGCAGGTAGGCGGTTTCCTCGATGGTGTCGGTGCCCTGGGTGACGACGACACCGGTCGCGCCGTCGGCCAGGGCGTGCGTCGCGGCGGTGTGCAGGTCGGTGAGGTCGGCGACGGTGAGGCTCGCGCCGGGTCGGCGGCGGAAGTCGACGACGTCGACTGCGATTGGCGCGTCCGCGAGTCCGGGTACGGCGTCGACGAGTTGCTGGGCGGTCAGGGTGGGGCTGACCGCGCCGCCGCCGGTGCCGCTGGTCATGGCGATGGTGCCGCCGAGGCCGAACACCACCACCCGTGGCGTGGGCGTTGCCGGAGTTGAGGACACCGGGTTCCTTCCGTACGGACGCTTGTTCGTGGTGGTGTCGGGAGCCTATTACGGCAGGGAGCCGACGAAGCGGCACGCCCGGTCGACGCCGTCGAGGCAGAGCAGGCGGCTGCGGGGGTCGGCGATGCCGGACAGGCCGTGGTCGCCGAGTTCGGCGCACCGGTGGCGCAGGCGGGTCCAGTCCAGGTTCAGGTAGTCGGCGAGGGCCTGCATTCGGGAGCCGGTGGTGTCGCCGGCGATGACGGAGTGGGCCTGTACGTGTGCGGCGGCGTCGCGGTATTCGGCGATGGCGGCGCGCTGGTCGGTGACGTCGACGTGCCATACGCCGTCCGCGCGGAGCCAGGTGGCGACGATCGCCCGCTGGGGGGTGAGGACGAGGCCGGGTAGCGTGCCGTACTCGGGTTCGTCGGTGACCGCGGTGTCGATGCCGAAGGATTCCATCAACGCGACCGCCAACAGCAGGAGTATCCGTTCCGACTCGGTGGAGGCTTCCACAGCGGATCGGGGGACGCAGAACATCCTTGTCGCCCGTTGGGAGCTGGTGGCGGTCCGCGTCGCGGTCGCGTCGAGGTAGCGCAGCTTGTGGCGGAAGAGCAGCCAGGTGCTGGCCTCCTCACCGGTCTGTTCCCGTGTCCAGAAGGTGGGGGTCTCGGTGAGCCGGTCCCATTGGCGGCTGATGTGGTCGGCGCAGAACGCCGAGCCGAGCCACATCCGTGACACGGTGTCCAGGTCGTTGCCGATGTCTGCGCTGACGGCGGACCGGGCGAGGCGGCTGTACTCGGCTGCGGCGGTCCGGGTGGTTTCGAGGCGGGCGTCGTCGAGCAGGAGCGACTGGTCCAGGTTCGCCACGGCCCACAGCACCGCTGCGGTGATGGCGTCGAGCTGGTAAGCGCGGGGAATGAGTAGGCGGACGTCGTCTCCGGTGTCGACCAGCCGCTGCGACGCCTGCCGGGAGTCCAGCCCGAACAGCCCGTCGCTGGTGGACGTGACGGTCCGTCCCGCGACGATCCGGCGCTGCAGCGGATGCCGCCACTGTCTACCGGCATCGGTCCGGGGGATGGTCGCGACGATCCGGCCGTCGTCGGTCGCCGGGTAGATCTCCACCTCGACGGACGCGCCGGGGAAATGCCGTCCGCCTGGTGCGGGAATGGTGTGGTCCGCTCTGGCGGACTGGGCCGGTTCGCCGATCGCTGACGCGATCATCGCCGAGAGATCGCCGCCAGCCGGTTCGGCGGGATGCGACCGTGGGTGGACCGACAGGAGATTAGAGACTGGTGGGCGGTCCAGGGCTGCCTCGGCTGCCGCGCCCCACCGGGCGCGCAGTGCCGCTTCTGATCGCTGCGTCTGGTACTGCTTCTCCAACCGGCGGTAGGCGTCATAGGCGTCAAGCAGGCCACCGCCAGCGTTGAGGATCGTGTCGCACTGCTGCCAGAAGACCCGGTCAACCACCTGCCGGCCGGCTTCCACGTTCGCCACGGTGCTGCGGGTGCTGAAAACCCGCTGCGCGACGTCCTTCTGCACGAGGCCACACGCCGTACGCAGCTCGCGGAGCTTCCGGCCGAGCGTGTGCTTCGCGTCCTGCAGGTGTCGTTGCTCGATGGTCGCGGAGTCCTTCTCGCCGTGGTCGGTCTCGTCCATTGGGCTATCGTCCCGTCAACCGTGGTTGGCGTCTGGTGAGCTGACCGTAGTCAACCGTGGGGCGGGATCCGGTGCTCGGCCCGCCGTCTGCTGGTCGGTTGGCGGTGGCGGGGTGTTGCCGAGGATTGCTTCGGTTGCGGCTTGGGCGAGGGTGGCCTGGCTGGTGGCAGGTAGTCCGATCCGGTTCCAGTGGAAGATCACGTGGTCGGTGATGACCGCCCGTAGTCCACGGGTCAGTGTGCCGGTGGTGCGCAGGTCGCCGAGGGTGGTGCCGGCGTTTGCGAAGGCGTTCTGCCAGTCGCTCGGGTGGCGGGGGTTTCCGAGTAGCAGGTGGCGGACCTTGTCGGTGAACGATTCCCAGGTGGCGAGGTCGGTCCGGACGGCCGGGTGGGGGTGGAGGTGGTCGGCGCGGTGCTGGGCGGCGCGGGCCCAGACGTCGGCTTGTTCGTTGAGGTCGAGTCCGGCGGCGCGCATCAGTGCGGTGTTGAGGATGAGTGAGTGTTCGCGTCGGTTGGTGGGCTGGCCGTGGAGGTAGGTGAGGAGGTAGTGGCTGTCGTGGTGGAACAGGATGTGGGCGGTGTCCATCGCGGCGGGGCCGCCGAAAGTGTGGGTTTCGGGTTCGTAGATGTCACTGGTCCAGGGAACATTCTGGGTGAGGAGGCGGTGTACGGCGTCGGGGTGCTCGGTGGGTGTGGCGGGCAGGTAGCGGATGCGCCAGGGTCCTTTGCGGATGAACCACCATGAGGTGATGAGGCCCGCGGTTTCGGCGGCGGGCAGCACGCTGCGGAGGTGGGGTACGGCGTTGTGTTCGCGTTCGTGGCGGCTGCGGCCGGGGTAGTCGATAGTCACCTGTTTCCAGGCGGTGTCCATGGCGGGCCTTTCGTCAGTGCAAGAGGAGGCAGGCGTCCCACCCGGTCGTGGTGGTCGCTGCGGTGGCGAGTCGGGTGCCGGTGGTGCCGTCGAGAAGTCCGGCGGGTTCCCCGGCTGTGGAGCTGGTGATGTGCTGGTGCAGGCGGGTCAGCGGCGTGACGGGTGTCGGGGTGAGCGCGTCGGCGGCGATGCGTCGGCCGGTCGCGAGGAGGCCGGCGGTGCCGTGGCAGAGGCTGCGGTCGGTGAGTCGGCGGATCTGCGCGGAGTCGTTCACGCAGGTGGTGAACGCGGTGTCAGCGAGGTGCCGTCGGGTTATGTCGTCCAGGGCGATGCCGGCGAGTTGCTGGGCGCGGGCGATGCCGGGGGTGCCGTAGCACCAGGAGGGTCGCAGCGGGTGTCGCTGCGCTGGTGTGCCCCGGTGCAGGTCGTCGAGGGTGAGGGTTTGCGGCCACCAGGTGGCGCTGTCGGTGTGCTGCTGCCACCGGTCCAGCCACCGGCAGATGCGGGTGATCGCGGTGGTGTGTCCGTTGACGCTGATGCCGTCGCGGTGGGTGAGGGCGAGTAGGGCGAGGGGTCCGGTGATGCCGTGGGCGAGGCCGTGGTTGGCGTGGCCTCCGGGTGGTGGCGGCTGGTGGCGGTCGGGTCCGTTGGCGCACCACCAGCCGGGGAGGTCGTCGACCGGTTCGGTGAGGCGGACCAGGTAGTCGAGGACGTGGCGGAGCAGGTCGTGGTCGCCGAGGCGGCGTAGGGCGACGCCGAGTCCGGTCAGGCCACGGATGAGGTCGTACTCGGCGTAGTGCGGCTGCTGGCGGGAGTCGATGCGGCGGTGAGCGGTGTCGAGGCGTCGGCGGGTCACGGTGGCGGTGCCGGTCGCGGCGATGGTTCGGGCCCGCGCGAGGTGGGGGTGGTCGGTGGTGGCGAGGACGAAGGCGAGCGCGGGTGCGCCGTGGAAGAGGCTTGCGCCGTCGGCGATGCTGACGCCGTCGGCGGTGGCTTCCCGCAGGGCGGCGTACGCGGCCGGCCAGTCGCCGGTTTCCAGATGCAGCAGGGCGACCCCGGCGGCGCCGTCGGCGAGTGACTGCCCGGTGCTCATGAGGTCGCCTGGTGGGTGCGGGCGACGGCGCGGGCCAGACGCAGGCAGTGCCGTTCGGAGGCGGTGTCGACGCCGATCATGCGGGCGTGGTGCAGGTGGAGCAGGTCAGCCAGCACCTGGTCGAGGTCGAGGCCGTCCGTGTCGGCGAGGTCCCGGTAGACGGCCAGCGCCGCCGCACGGTCATCGTCGCGGTGTGGGGTGCGGGCGAGGTCGAGTTGGGTGGGGTCGAGTCGCGGACCACTGCGGTGCGGGACCTGGTCGGTGAGCCAGCGCAGCCCGTCGCCGGTGAACGCGTCGGCGATGGCGATCATGCCGGCGGCGGTGACGGCCTGGCGGTCGCCGGTCAACTGCCGTAGCGCTGTGCGGGAGTCAGCGGCGAACACCGCCTCGGCGGCGGCGAGCGTGGGCCCGGTGCCGTGACGGGTCTCGGGCCGGTAGGTGTGCAGGCTGTAGTCGTGCACGACGCCGTCGTGTTCCAGCCGGTGTGTCCACTCGGCGAGGCGTCCCGCGACGTCGGCGAAGCTCGCCGTGTCGGGCAGTGGGATGCGTAGCCGCAGGTGGGGCTCAGGGGCCGGGTAGCGCAGGAACCACCAGCCCACCGGCAGCAGGGGCGCGGTCTGTCGGGTGAGGTCGGTGAGGATGTCGTCGAGCCGCCCGTACAGCCGGGTTTCCAGCCACGGCGACGACGGCGCGGGCCGGTGCGCCGCAGCGGTCACGGCCCGGACCGGCCTGGCGCGCCGGGTGGGGCGGGTGGCGGGTGGGGTGTCGGTGAGGGTGAGCAGGATTTCGGCGGGCCGGTCGCCGATCCAGCCGGCCGGGCCGGGCGCTTCGGTGACGACCGTACGGGGATGCCGGTCGAGGTGTCGGCGCAGCACGACGAGGTGGGTGTCGTCGTCGAGGTTCAGGCGCAGCCGCACGTCATCGCCGCCGACCAGGATCTCGGCGGGGAGCTGGTGCTGGTCGCGGTGCCGCTGCCAGGCGTCACGCCACACCGGCCAGGAGGACCCACCGGGTGGGAGGGCGTGCCGGTCGATGATCCACCGGGCGGGGTGCAGCACGCTACGTCCGCGTCGCACCCGGGGCAGGAACGGCAGGTCGTGTGACTGTCCCCAGTCGAACCTGCCGCAGGGTGCCGTCCACGCCGTCGAGATCTCGGTCAGGAACCGCGTCAACGGCGGCTGCAGATCGGGCAGCAGCACGCTGTTGAACAACAGCGGCTCGACCGGCCTGCCGCTGCTGGCCGATACCAGCCACAGCCGGCGGCCGTCGCCGGTCACCGCGAGATCCGCGACCGTGTACGCCGGGTCGGGGTGAAAGTCCCCGACGGGCAGGACGGGCAGCAGCCCAGGTGCCTGCGCGACCGGGGTCAGACGCGGGTCCAGCGGCGGACCGGACAGCTGCACCACGTCCGCGTCGGGCAACACGGTCGGCAGACTCCGATATACCTG is drawn from Micromonospora sp. Llam0 and contains these coding sequences:
- a CDS encoding ISL3 family transposase, whose protein sequence is MVNDTTRLLGLDGLVVERVELHPDGSPVVHLSTGSEQAQCCPQCGVRAARVKGWVFTRPRDLPVAGRTTRLRWRKRRWYCDQPGCPRTSFTEHVPQIPARARTTVRLRQAAGAAVADGNRTIVQAARDLGISWPVVAAAFTAHTAAVLPAEPEPVSVLGIDEVRRGKPRWSFDEVTASWTTTVDRWHVGFCDLVGGQGLLAQVEGRTSKAVTDWLTQRPTAWRQHVQAVAIDMCTVFKAAVREALPHATLVVDHFHVVQLANRAVTEVRRRMTVTHRGRRGRATDPEWQQRNRLTRSAARMHAEHVDRLADTLSNLPAKIGAPILTAWNAKEDLLDLLALARTHPNRETTARLLHRFYTRCADSDLPELHRLATTIETWWPEILAFLHTGITNAGSEGTNRVIKTVARDAYGFRNPENQRLRTRAATTRRHRGHLNPA
- a CDS encoding NYN domain-containing protein, translated to MDTAAKLAVLIDADNAQPSAIEALLAEVAKYGTAHVKRAYGDWTGTGLRGWKELLLSQSIQPIQQFAYTTGKNATDSALIIDAMDLLYSGRFDGFCIVSSDSDFTRLASRLRESGLTVYGFGERKTPKPFVAACDKFVYTENLNYTGDPSPEDITPSRAAPTIAPPKNDTALVALLRNAVEAASDDDGWASLSSVGNIILKQRPDFDPRSYGYGKLSDLVTATTLFDTERRNPGGGKPGVIYIRDKRQSSARTPKSRAASATDSAPSSTTAG
- a CDS encoding PPC domain-containing DNA-binding protein, coding for MRSHDLTPGRMIGVVFDHGDDFFTALTDACRTHNIRQGYIPMFIAGLSQAKLVGTCQRLDNPDAPVWSHVDLTNIEALGGGTIAWDDTTGTITPHIHLTVGLKEHSATAHTSHLLNATVQFLTEMLIIEVTAPTMHRLPNPNLYDVPQLHLGPTGHGN
- a CDS encoding asparaginase translates to MSSTPATPTPRVVVFGLGGTIAMTSGTGGGAVSPTLTAQQLVDAVPGLADAPIAVDVVDFRRRPGASLTVADLTDLHTAATHALADGATGVVVTQGTDTIEETAYLLDLLHHRPEPIVVTGAMRNPTLAGADGPANILAAIHTAASPQARDQGCLVAFADEIHAARWVTKTHSTSGATFRSLDTGPLGYVLEGTVRMLNRVPHRLTIPAPHRTDTATVALHTVTLDDDPTIIDAIGRHCDGLVIAGFGVGHVPEPLVDTLTTLAGRIPVVLASRTPAGPTLTHTYGFPGSEQDLIARGLIPAGWLHPYKARVLLRALLTADTKPHDIAAAVTTAGGLTEPTTWPWTTTSNDDRPGTSRTDA
- a CDS encoding helix-turn-helix transcriptional regulator; this encodes MDETDHGEKDSATIEQRHLQDAKHTLGRKLRELRTACGLVQKDVAQRVFSTRSTVANVEAGRQVVDRVFWQQCDTILNAGGGLLDAYDAYRRLEKQYQTQRSEAALRARWGAAAEAALDRPPVSNLLSVHPRSHPAEPAGGDLSAMIASAIGEPAQSARADHTIPAPGGRHFPGASVEVEIYPATDDGRIVATIPRTDAGRQWRHPLQRRIVAGRTVTSTSDGLFGLDSRQASQRLVDTGDDVRLLIPRAYQLDAITAAVLWAVANLDQSLLLDDARLETTRTAAAEYSRLARSAVSADIGNDLDTVSRMWLGSAFCADHISRQWDRLTETPTFWTREQTGEEASTWLLFRHKLRYLDATATRTATSSQRATRMFCVPRSAVEASTESERILLLLAVALMESFGIDTAVTDEPEYGTLPGLVLTPQRAIVATWLRADGVWHVDVTDQRAAIAEYRDAAAHVQAHSVIAGDTTGSRMQALADYLNLDWTRLRHRCAELGDHGLSGIADPRSRLLCLDGVDRACRFVGSLP
- a CDS encoding thiopeptide-type bacteriocin biosynthesis protein, with amino-acid sequence MDTAWKQVTIDYPGRSRHEREHNAVPHLRSVLPAAETAGLITSWWFIRKGPWRIRYLPATPTEHPDAVHRLLTQNVPWTSDIYEPETHTFGGPAAMDTAHILFHHDSHYLLTYLHGQPTNRREHSLILNTALMRAAGLDLNEQADVWARAAQHRADHLHPHPAVRTDLATWESFTDKVRHLLLGNPRHPSDWQNAFANAGTTLGDLRTTGTLTRGLRAVITDHVIFHWNRIGLPATSQATLAQAATEAILGNTPPPPTDQQTAGRAPDPAPRLTTVSSPDANHG
- a CDS encoding lanthionine synthetase C family protein translates to MSTGQSLADGAAGVALLHLETGDWPAAYAALREATADGVSIADGASLFHGAPALAFVLATTDHPHLARARTIAATGTATVTRRRLDTAHRRIDSRQQPHYAEYDLIRGLTGLGVALRRLGDHDLLRHVLDYLVRLTEPVDDLPGWWCANGPDRHQPPPPGGHANHGLAHGITGPLALLALTHRDGISVNGHTTAITRICRWLDRWQQHTDSATWWPQTLTLDDLHRGTPAQRHPLRPSWCYGTPGIARAQQLAGIALDDITRRHLADTAFTTCVNDSAQIRRLTDRSLCHGTAGLLATGRRIAADALTPTPVTPLTRLHQHITSSTAGEPAGLLDGTTGTRLATAATTTTGWDACLLLH
- a CDS encoding lantibiotic dehydratase, which translates into the protein MVPAAGAALVRAAAYPDGLTVPAWPDLTSEQPERWQAWLVQVWALPGFPAAVTSATPQLAERIGQAVAGDPMSGRRWRRLVETVVRYLLRWTTRATPFGVFAGVAPVEFGTHAAVRWGGAHRVVVRPDGEFVAEITARAEQDVTVLRGVAVVTNAVGYRRGGVWVVPYAHADGDRRWDVEVRLTGPVRAAITAAARPIAFAVLAERVGGPSPARVAAAERMLAALVRSGVLLSELRPAMTVTDPVAHLARHGAVPDPGGRVTADVRLDASVTLPEAVLREAGRAAATLAAVAPPAPGWVEYHGAFIQRWGPGAAVPLRDVVNVLGFPAGYRGSTRRARAVFSARDRLLAHLAQRSAVDGRAEVVLDDDLVGRLRGDDDRPPTPHTELRFTLAAAALRDLDQGRFTLTVASGARHAGVSAGRFLHLLTPGELASFQQVYRSLPTVLPDADVVQLSGPPLDPRLTPVAQAPGLLPVLPVGDFHPDPAYTVADLAVTGDGRRLWLVSASSGRPVEPLLFNSVLLPDLQPPLTRFLTEISTAWTAPCGRFDWGQSHDLPFLPRVRRGRSVLHPARWIIDRHALPPGGSSWPVWRDAWQRHRDQHQLPAEILVGGDDVRLRLNLDDDTHLVVLRRHLDRHPRTVVTEAPGPAGWIGDRPAEILLTLTDTPPATRPTRRARPVRAVTAAAHRPAPSSPWLETRLYGRLDDILTDLTRQTAPLLPVGWWFLRYPAPEPHLRLRIPLPDTASFADVAGRLAEWTHRLEHDGVVHDYSLHTYRPETRHGTGPTLAAAEAVFAADSRTALRQLTGDRQAVTAAGMIAIADAFTGDGLRWLTDQVPHRSGPRLDPTQLDLARTPHRDDDRAAALAVYRDLADTDGLDLDQVLADLLHLHHARMIGVDTASERHCLRLARAVARTHQATS